In one window of Lynx canadensis isolate LIC74 chromosome B3, mLynCan4.pri.v2, whole genome shotgun sequence DNA:
- the PAQR5 gene encoding membrane progestin receptor gamma isoform X3, whose product MTRVFHEQGILFGYRHPQSSATACVLSLFQMTNETLNIWTHLLPFWFFTWRFVTALYVTDIWNDSYSWPLFVYMGTSCVYPLASSCAHTFNSMSKNARHICYFLDYGAVNLFSLGSAIAYSAYSIPNVMVNTTFHDYYVPLAVLNTIISTGLSCYSRFLEIQKPGLCKMLRVLAFAYPYTWDSLPIFYRLFLLSGDGAQNEAALYHQKHTAMTLLASFFYSAHLPERLAPGRFDYIGHSHQLFHVCVILATHLQMEAIVLDKTLRREWLLANSRPLSFPQIAGAVLLCLIFSLSNIIYFSAALYRIPEPELHKKET is encoded by the exons ATGACAAGA GTGTTCCATGAGCAGGGCATCCTCTTTGGCTACCGGCATCCGCAAAGTTCCGCCACGGCCTGCGTCCTCAGccttttccaaatgaccaatgagACCCTCAACATCTGGACTCACTTGCTGCCCTTCTG GTTCTTCACGTGGAGGTTTGTGACCGCCTTGTACGTGACAGACATCTGGAATGACAGCTACTCCTGGCCTCTGTTTGTGTACATGGGCACCAGCTGCGTGTACCCGCTTGCGTCCAGCTGTGCGCATACCTTCAACTCCATGTCCAAGAACGCCCGGCACATCTGCTACTTCCTGGACTACGGTGCCGTCAACCTCTTCAGCCTGG GCTCAGCCATCGCTTACTCTGCCTATTCGATCCCCAACGTGATGGTGAACACCACCTTCCATGACTACTACGTGCCCCTGGCCGTGCTGAACACCATCATCAGCACCGGCCTCTCCTGCTACTCCAG GTTTCTTGAAATCCAGAAGCCCGGGCTCTGCAAGATGCTTCGCGTCCTTGCCTTTGCTTATCCCTACACCTGGGACTCCCTTCCCATCTTCTACAGG CTGTTCCTGCTTTCGGGGGACGGTGCGCAGAATGAAGCCGCCTTGTACCACCAGAAGCACACGGCCATGACCCTCCTGGCCTCTTTCTTCTACTCCGCACACCTGCCAGAGCGCCTGGCGCCTGGACGCTTCGACTACATCG GTCACAGTCACCAGCTGTTCCACGTGTGTGTGATCCTGGCCACACACCTGCAGATGGAAGCCATTGTTCTGGACAAGACTCTGAGGAGGGAATGGCTCCTGGCCAACTCCAGGCCCCTGTCTTTCCCTCAGATAGCTGGAGCTGTACTTCTGTGCCTCATCTTCAGCCTCAGCAACATAATTTATTTCTCAGCTGCTCTGTATCGGATTCCTGAGCCAGaattacataaaaaagaaacatga
- the PAQR5 gene encoding membrane progestin receptor gamma isoform X2, producing the protein MLSLKLPRLFRIDQVPQVFHEQGILFGYRHPQSSATACVLSLFQMTNETLNIWTHLLPFWFFTWRFVTALYVTDIWNDSYSWPLFVYMGTSCVYPLASSCAHTFNSMSKNARHICYFLDYGAVNLFSLGSAIAYSAYSIPNVMVNTTFHDYYVPLAVLNTIISTGLSCYSRFLEIQKPGLCKMLRVLAFAYPYTWDSLPIFYRLFLLSGDGAQNEAALYHQKHTAMTLLASFFYSAHLPERLAPGRFDYIGHSHQLFHVCVILATHLQMEAIVLDKTLRREWLLANSRPLSFPQIAGAVLLCLIFSLSNIIYFSAALYRIPEPELHKKET; encoded by the exons GTGTTCCATGAGCAGGGCATCCTCTTTGGCTACCGGCATCCGCAAAGTTCCGCCACGGCCTGCGTCCTCAGccttttccaaatgaccaatgagACCCTCAACATCTGGACTCACTTGCTGCCCTTCTG GTTCTTCACGTGGAGGTTTGTGACCGCCTTGTACGTGACAGACATCTGGAATGACAGCTACTCCTGGCCTCTGTTTGTGTACATGGGCACCAGCTGCGTGTACCCGCTTGCGTCCAGCTGTGCGCATACCTTCAACTCCATGTCCAAGAACGCCCGGCACATCTGCTACTTCCTGGACTACGGTGCCGTCAACCTCTTCAGCCTGG GCTCAGCCATCGCTTACTCTGCCTATTCGATCCCCAACGTGATGGTGAACACCACCTTCCATGACTACTACGTGCCCCTGGCCGTGCTGAACACCATCATCAGCACCGGCCTCTCCTGCTACTCCAG GTTTCTTGAAATCCAGAAGCCCGGGCTCTGCAAGATGCTTCGCGTCCTTGCCTTTGCTTATCCCTACACCTGGGACTCCCTTCCCATCTTCTACAGG CTGTTCCTGCTTTCGGGGGACGGTGCGCAGAATGAAGCCGCCTTGTACCACCAGAAGCACACGGCCATGACCCTCCTGGCCTCTTTCTTCTACTCCGCACACCTGCCAGAGCGCCTGGCGCCTGGACGCTTCGACTACATCG GTCACAGTCACCAGCTGTTCCACGTGTGTGTGATCCTGGCCACACACCTGCAGATGGAAGCCATTGTTCTGGACAAGACTCTGAGGAGGGAATGGCTCCTGGCCAACTCCAGGCCCCTGTCTTTCCCTCAGATAGCTGGAGCTGTACTTCTGTGCCTCATCTTCAGCCTCAGCAACATAATTTATTTCTCAGCTGCTCTGTATCGGATTCCTGAGCCAGaattacataaaaaagaaacatga